GATAGGCAAACTGAGACCCTGAGAAGGGCTCTTCAGTTCAGAAGGCTGGCTGGTTCCCACAGGACACTTGGGTCTGGAGCTGCGTTCCCACAAAATCCATAAGGCTGGGCTCGTCCGCCTCCCTGAGGCCAGAGGAGGGGGCACCGTGTAGCTGCCGGGGGCGGGAGCGTGAAGCGCTCTGGGAGCCTAGAGCAGCTCCGTGCAGTTCAGTAGCCACTGGCCATGTGGCTATTCCAGTTGAACTGAACTACAATTTAATAAAATTGGAAACTCAACTCCTTCAATGGCACCAACCACGTTTCAAGGGGTCAACAGTCACAATACGAGCTAGAGGCAACCCTAGTGAGCCAGGTGGAGCTAGAAAATTTCCAGCACTGCAGGTTTTCTGGACAATACTGGCCTATCTGCCCAGCACCCTGTACCCCAAACCTCAGCACTCTAACTGCCCCCCAGACCCTCAGGGCAGAGGGGACCTGGAAAGGAGTGTCTGGTTTCTGGAGAAGAGAGCCGAAGGCGCCTGAGAGGCCAGGTAAAGGGGTCTTTACCCAGGAAAGCAGACTCTGGCTCCCGGGTCCAGCAGCCCAGCCCCACAACACTTCCCAGGGAACCGCGGGCAGCCGGGGTGGGGGCCGCGCGGCCAGCAGAGGCTGCAATGGCCCCAGGCCCGAGGCTGGCTGCAGccaggggggcggggaggggtgagGGTGAGTAAGCAGCCTGAAGCTGGAATTCTGACTCAGGGGCCAACCCCGCATCCTCCGGCCAGCCGCCACCCGCCCTCACTCCAGGAGGGAAAAAGGGGGCCCCCAAAGCGGCCAGCGATTTAAGCCTCATAAATCACTTCGccctgaaaaaatatatttattattcttaGCATTTTACGCATTATTTGCAGAGTAGAGGGTATTAGAAATTTCAAAACAGCCCAGCGAGAGGCAGGACTGAGCCGAGGAGAGACTCTAAAAACTCGCAGAGTCCGGAAACAGATACACAGAGTTTCCTTATCTTCAGGCTGCAGATGTCCGGATAGGAAACTCCGGCAGGAGATCCGAAAgggcatttttttaaatcactcaaATGAAAATACACAGTATAGGTGACTccatggaaaaataataaagagcaggtttttttggtggttggtgtgttttatttaaataagcgTAGGGAGATTGTGTGCTGGGAAGCCAGTGAGAGCAGCCCTCAGCCACAGGGAAAATTACTTCATGGCCCTATTTTTAAAAGGAGTTGCACAGAGGCCAGGGGACAGGAGCCGGGCCCCGGGACGCTCAGCTTTGGGGACCCCTGAGGGCACCTGGTGGGCTGCAGAAGGGACACCCGATCAGAAAAACTCTAGCCTAAGAGAAGGGCAACCTCAGCTGACATCCCAGTGATTTTAATGATAAAAGACTTTAAGTAACAAACCATCTGCGTTCGAAGGTTTTTTCCTAAATTAATGGCCCAGGCAGGGTGCGGTCCCcagcgcccccacccccgccgccgcCCCAACTCCTACCAGTCTCCGCTTGGGCTTGATGAGCGGCCGGTTCTGCCCGTTCATCTTGTGATAGAGCCCGCAGGCGTTGCACAGGTAGTGGCCGGTGCCGTCTCGCCGCCAGAGAGGGGTGGCTGTGGCCCCACAGTTGACACACTCCCGACCTTctgaaaggggagaggggagacacAGGGCTGGCTCAACAGACAAGGTCAGGGGAGGGAGCTGGCGGGCGGCAACAGTCTGGCCGGCCTGCCCGGCCAGGCTGCTTCAGGGGGTGACTTTCTGCTCCAGCCCGGCAGGAAGAAGGACCCGGGAGACAGAATTCGGGGAGTCTTTTAAGGCCAAACCTCCCTCTTCAAGACCTTCTCTAAAAGGAAGGGAAACGAGGCCCCAGGGATTCTCAGCACGGCCAGGAAAGGGTATTTACAGCAAACTTTGCCGTTGgcggcagggcaggggcaggagtcACTGGCTCAAGCCGGCTGGGCCAGAGGATCGGCCCCCTTTCTAGTCCCTCTCCTCTCGTCCCCAGCCTTTCTCCCCAGCGGCGTCTGCATCTCCCGAGTCTGCTTCCCGTCctgggcccccacccctgccccgtcTTTCTGCTCTCCCTCCGTCTGCCcatccgtccgtccgtccgtccctCTGGCCATCCAGGGtcacttccttctttctccccgaCCTCCCCGCCTTCCGCTGAGGCCCTGGACTGGGATCGACGTTGCTGCTCTTTGAAACGAAATAAATAGTAAGCCCTTTCGTTTTTAGACTAAGTAGACGAAGTGCCCTTGGTCTGTTGCTGGGgtggtggtttttgttttgttgttgttaaaagaCCATCTGGAATTCAGATAGAACGTAAAACAAATCTGGGAGAAAAGACTAATCAAAGGCAAGCTAGCTGGTCTGAGCAAAACGGGCCGAGGTGGGACTGAGGGAGGCGCTGGCCGCGGCAGGGCCAAGCCCAGAGCTGTCTTCGCGTTGTGCCACCCAGGACGTTTCCCCCCATTTAGTTTAAACTAAATCGTCAGTCTATAAGGGCAAGAGAATGTGGTTTCTGGACTCAGgagttcaagtttttaaaaatcttcctctCCCCCGGCCTAAAGGGACTGGAAGGAGGTGTGGACAGCAGGAGCCCACACCAGCCACAGCATCTTCTCTGCGGCCAATTCTTGGACAAACCCAGCCCGGCCACAGCCAGTTCCCGCAGCAAAGGGGCAGAGGCACCTCCAGCGCCATCCCCTCACTCCGGCCCTCAGggagggagagtgaaggacacGCCAGGGGGCAGGGAGTGCGAACTGGTCCTAGGAGTTCTGCCTCAGGGGAAATCTCCCAGGAAGATAGGGAGCTATCGAAATCCCAAGATCAGAATGATTGAGCTGGAGATCCGGATTCCTCAAGGGTCTGGAGCCTCTAGAGTGCACCCCAGCACGCACACACGCTCACcaacacacgtacacacacgtatacaccGCCTCACTGCTCTCCCCTGGGTTCTGCACTCTCGAACACGCTAAGTCGTGAGACTGCTCGAATTTTCACTTAAGAgtctgggaggggaaggggggaatTCCCATTCTGTGTTCTGGTCGGGCTGTGGCCAACCTTGGAGGGGATGAGGAGGAGTGGGGAGGCGAAATAAACTTTGGAGCCACCAGGAACCCTCAAGAAAAGGATGAGAGTTTTAGGGCCCCTTTCCCACCACTCTGGGGTCCCAAGCATCTGTTAGGGGCTGTTAGAGACTGACGTCACCAGATCCGGGAGACTGCCATTGCCCCGTCTCCCACatcacagcccctccccccaagAGCACAGACAATCCCCACTCCCACTAGGTGCCGGCACCTGCCTTTACCTGAGCAGGAGCGTGCCTTGCTCCGCTGCTTGGGGGTGAAGCTGgaggcagggccacccaggaaacCTCCAGGGTGGAAGAGTCCGCTGCTGTAGTCGTGGGCGGCAGCTGGCACGTAGGAGGGGTAGGTCGGGATGGGGTGGTGTGTGGCAGGCTGGGTGCCCATGGCAGCCAGGCCCGGCCGCAGGGGACTGCCGCTTTCCATCTTCATACTCTCGGTCAGAGACACCTGGTACTTGACGCCATCCTTGTCCTCCCCCCGGGCCGCACTACCCCCTgcagaagaggaggctggggaggcagccCCAGTGGTGCTAGGGTCGGGAGACACTTCCTTGGGTGGCGTGGGTGGGAAGCCGAAGAGGTGGGAGCCAGAATGGGCCGCCGTGGGGGTGAGGGAGGCCACAGAGCTACCACTGCCTCCCCCGCTCCCGCTCCCTGCCCCTGGGTACACGGAGAGGGGGCCTCCAGGGCCTCCAGCAGCGGAGGGGTGCAGTGGCGTCTTGGAGAAGGGGCTCACGGTCCAGGGGTTGTGGTGGTGCGCTGCCGCTGAGAGGGCTGCTTTGCCCCCATCCAGCCAGGGCAGCCCAGGGCTGTGCAACAAGTGTGGGCGGCACATCTGGCCTCCGGTCAGGCgggctgctgggggagggagaggggtcaGGGTGCCAGACCAGCCAAGCCAGGTCACAGATACGAAGGGGCACAATACGCAACAATCGAGTGACCCCTCcccaaagaaaaccagaaacataACACCCCAACCGGCAACAATCAGGAATGTCAGTGCAGAGCTGAAGGACTAGTGGCACAGAAGGGACCCCCCTGGACAGGGCCTGGAGGGAACCCCCACAGGCCAGCtggaaatgggcagaaaatctatGGGGCCCAGATACTCCCCAAGAGGCCGCTGTCCCCATCTCTCCCGCCCGGATTTCTTAGCAGCTCCTATTCCTGCGGATACCACATCCGGGAAGCAAGCAGCCGGGCCCTCCTCCTCTCCCGCGCCAGGCGCACGGCGCCTGGCCTCCCAGTCACCCACCGGCCCTGGGCTCACCGTGCGCGGGGCTGTAGGAGACGCGCGCTCGAGCGTGGGCCGGGTTAGCGTAGTAGGGGTTGCCCTGCGAGTCGAGGTGGTTGAAGAAGACGTCCACCTCGTCGGGAGGCAGCAGCTGCGCAGGCTCCATGTAGTTGTGAGCCAGGCCCGGGTGGTGCGAGTCGGGGTGCTGCGCATTCAACACGGCGGGGTGCGCCATCCAGCGCGGCTGCTCGGGCGCCACCTCCATGGCCGGCGTCGGAGGCTGGGGATCTGGGTGGAGGCGGTGGCGGCGTCCCTGTACGACGGAAGGGGGCGTGAGGGGCGCCGCCAAGGCCCGACAACCCCAAAGTCCCGCCACGCGGCGTCCCGCGGGGCGTTGCGCCCCAGCCGAGCTCAGCCGCGACCAGTCCCGGGTGGGAGGAAAGCCCAAAGCTCAAAACGAAAGGAGGGCGCGGGAGAGGGTGCAGCCACGCACACTCACATGGTAACCCCGGTCCCAGAGCCACACACTCGTGCGCACGGGGTCACACGCAGGGACAAGCCCCAACGCCAGTAACCCCAACTAAAAGCGCTTTAGTCAGACactcatcccccacccccaccatcccgGCACACAAACACCTAAACACAGACTAAAAGTTGACGCCAGGCGCCCGGGCATCCACTGGGGCACACGAGCCTAAGGACACGCACAAACCTACACTTGGAGCCGATACACAGACAGACCTCGACTTCCCCCCGCAAAAAAACCACGCACACGCAGCCCCGTCGACCCAGAACCAGCCCCCGCGTACACTCTGGCGGCACAATCAGGACCTTTCACCGAGGCACACCAAAGCAGTCACCAGCAGCCTGGCCCGGGTCCCCAGGTCCCGCAGTGACCTCTCAGAGCCCGGAGCGCCCCAGGCCCTCGGCCAGCTCTCTCACCCCAAACTTACACACGCAGCGCCGCGGGGAGAGGGGCGCGGCCTCGGAGCGGGCAGCACCGGCTGAAGCCCCGGGGATGGCAGGCTCAGGGACAGCGCGTCGGGCGGCTGGCGGGGTTCACGGGGTGGATGTGGGGGGCAGCGCGCGCCTCGGCCTCCGGCCCGCCGGGCTCCGGCCCCTCGGCATCCTCCGGCCGCCCTGGCGCCAGCTCGCGACTCCTGCACAGACATGAAGCGGGGGCCGCGCACGCCTAAGAAGCCCGCGCCAGCCAATCAGCGCCGCGCGCCTCCCAGCCTCCGCCCCTCATTGGCTGGGCCCGCAACTCCCGGTCCGCTGGACTCCCGGACTGACCCGCGGGCCTGCCCCTCTGCGCCTGCCGGCCCCCTCCCCGCGCCCTCCCGGCGGCCCCTGCTGCCGATGCCCCCCCCCACGCCACCCGTACCCCTCAGGCCGACTGCTGCGCCCCCTCTTGCAGACACTCTCGGTCCCCCTCACCCCTGGGCCCTCCTCTCAGTAACTAACCTCCAACTGGGCCCCCTCCCCGGGAGCCTGGGCCGCGCACCCTCTGGGTGTCTGGTTGTCCTCTCCCTGGGACCCCAGCCCTTCCAGTCTCTCGGATCCCACCTCCTTTACCACTGAACGTGGTCAGTGGCTGTCCAACTACCTACCCAGACCGTTCCCTTCCCCAGCTCGGGCTCTGGTCGGGCAGGGGTTGGGTAGGCTGCTGTGGGACAGAAGGAGCGGTGAGGGGCAAGAACTACTGGGTCCCCGAGGGCATCTGGGCCTCGGACAAGAGGCCGCTTAGGACTGCTTGACCTGAAGGAGGTGGACTGGCTGGAGGCTCCGGAGAGGGGGAAGGGGCGTCCCCTTCCCGGGCGTGGCCTTAGCAGACCAACGGGCCGAATTGCCTGGGGCGAGGCCGTGGAGACCCGGACTGGCGCCGGCGCCGGCTCGAAGGAGACGCCTCCGGGCAGGAGgaggcatttttttcctccaggggGTCCCTAGGGTAGCCcccagggagagggagacagtggTCTGAGAACTTTGTCCCCTAAGTCACCTGGAACTGCTCCCCACACACCTCCAGTCCACAGACCCAGCTCTGTGTATGAAATGGGCCCGGTGCactctctctgctctctcccaTTGCACAGACGGAGGAGACCGAGGCTGGAGGGGGGCCTGTGGCCCAGCGAGGGGTCGAGAACAAAGAAATGTGGGGGAACTGAGACAGGTGCGGGGGTAGTGGGGGGCAATTAGCATCCTCCAGCCCCTGTTCCCTCGCTGGGTCTGCAGCTCTTGGGGTAGAAGCCCAGAGGGATCCTAGGTGGGTCCCAagcaggggagagggcaggggtccTGGCCACCCCCAGGAaggttgggggaggggcggcgggaTTGACAGTCGGTAATTGGGTAACTGGAGGCGGCTTCTCCGGCCGGGCAGCCCCGCCACCGCGACGCCGGGCCCCTGACGTCACCCAATTCGCCAGGAAATGAACTTTTTAATAATCCGAGGAGGGAGGAAAGCCCTCGGTCCCCTCGGCTCGGGGGGCACCCGCCAAGGCTCAGCTCCGCCGGCGCGCCCCAATCACCCTCTCCCAGGCCAGCTCTGGCAGCGCCAAGGGGGCGCGGGCCCGGGCTGggggcctcctcctgcctctgcgTTCGGCGGTCTGGTCTATCAGTCTGCCCGAGGCCCTGGCGCAGGTAAAGGGGGCCGGGGGCGCGGGGCCGGCTCCTGCTGGGAATCCGCTCTTCTCGGACTCTCGGGGACCCATCTGCCCTGGCTGTCCGCTGTGCCTCCCGCTCCGCTCCACTCCGTGGCGCGCGGGGCCCGGGCTTCTCGGAACTCCGCTCCGCGGGAGAGGAGGCCGGCGCTTGCCGGGTAAGGCGCGCCGGGACCGGGAACTGGAGTGCGAGGCCGCGGGCGCCGGGCCTCTGCAGCCGGACCGGGCAGGTGAGCGGCCTCCGTACCTCCCGCTTCGCGCTCCCCGGAACGCGTGCTGTCTGGCCCGGACCCGCTGTCTCTCGGTAAGTCTGTCTCTCCTCCCCGCCTTTAGCTTTACGATTCACCAACGCGTAAAAAGCGATCGTCGCGAAGCCTCCAGCCTGTTTTGCCGCCTCGGCGCCCAGCAGGAGCTTCTCAAAGACAACGCGGCCCCGGGGACAATCCCTGGTGTCCGGCAAGGCTGCCCCGCTGGCGCGCGAACCCCGGGACCCAGCGCCGGAGGCTCCCGGCCCGCTGGCCGGCCGCGAAGCGGTGAACGCGGGAGCCGAGCTGAAGCTTCACGCGGGGCCGCGGCCGGCGCCTCGGCTCGCAGGGCGGTGGACGTTCCTAGCCCTCGGGAAAACAGGTAATTCACCTTTTTCCCCCAAAAGCGTGGTTCAGCTTATCCCCGGTCCTGGCTAGTTCTGCAGTTTCATCACTGCGAGCTCGGCTTCAAGCTCCTCCGGGAC
The genomic region above belongs to Camelus bactrianus isolate YW-2024 breed Bactrian camel chromosome 17, ASM4877302v1, whole genome shotgun sequence and contains:
- the GATA2 gene encoding endothelial transcription factor GATA-2 isoform X1, translated to MEVAPEQPRWMAHPAVLNAQHPDSHHPGLAHNYMEPAQLLPPDEVDVFFNHLDSQGNPYYANPAHARARVSYSPAHAARLTGGQMCRPHLLHSPGLPWLDGGKAALSAAAHHHNPWTVSPFSKTPLHPSAAGGPGGPLSVYPGAGSGSGGGSGSSVASLTPTAAHSGSHLFGFPPTPPKEVSPDPSTTGAASPASSSAGGSAARGEDKDGVKYQVSLTESMKMESGSPLRPGLAAMGTQPATHHPIPTYPSYVPAAAHDYSSGLFHPGGFLGGPASSFTPKQRSKARSCSEGRECVNCGATATPLWRRDGTGHYLCNACGLYHKMNGQNRPLIKPKRRLSAARRAGTCCANCQTTTTTLWRRNANGDPVCNACGLYYKLHNVNRPLTMKKEGIQTRNRKMSNKSKKSKKGAECFEELSKCMQEKASPFSAAALAGHMAPVGHLPPFSHSGHILPTPTPIHPSSSLSFGHPHPSSMVTAMG
- the GATA2 gene encoding endothelial transcription factor GATA-2 isoform X2 codes for the protein MEVAPEQPRWMAHPAVLNAQHPDSHHPGLAHNYMEPAQLLPPDEVDVFFNHLDSQGNPYYANPAHARARVSYSPAHARLTGGQMCRPHLLHSPGLPWLDGGKAALSAAAHHHNPWTVSPFSKTPLHPSAAGGPGGPLSVYPGAGSGSGGGSGSSVASLTPTAAHSGSHLFGFPPTPPKEVSPDPSTTGAASPASSSAGGSAARGEDKDGVKYQVSLTESMKMESGSPLRPGLAAMGTQPATHHPIPTYPSYVPAAAHDYSSGLFHPGGFLGGPASSFTPKQRSKARSCSEGRECVNCGATATPLWRRDGTGHYLCNACGLYHKMNGQNRPLIKPKRRLSAARRAGTCCANCQTTTTTLWRRNANGDPVCNACGLYYKLHNVNRPLTMKKEGIQTRNRKMSNKSKKSKKGAECFEELSKCMQEKASPFSAAALAGHMAPVGHLPPFSHSGHILPTPTPIHPSSSLSFGHPHPSSMVTAMG